One Thermococcus eurythermalis DNA segment encodes these proteins:
- a CDS encoding PIG-L deacetylase family protein: MAFEEFDDFESALKALIDKLDFDLENPLNDVDKVLCIEPHPDDCVIGMGGTIRKLTEMGKEVVYLCLTDGSMGTTDESVSAHELALTRRREEEESAKMLGVNRIIWLGYKDTELPYTVEARNQIIKVIRREKPDAVLAPDPWLPYEAHPDHVTAGRLALEAVSFSPLPNVVPSDLQLGIEPHQVDVLGFYYTAKPNYFVDITDLMKLKLRAVRAHRSQFTDDVWEKWEPFLRTVALYYGKKVGTKYAEGLRFIPGLFLHITPFAELI, encoded by the coding sequence TTGGCCTTCGAGGAGTTTGATGACTTTGAATCCGCCCTGAAAGCGCTTATAGACAAGCTGGATTTTGACCTGGAGAACCCGCTCAATGACGTGGACAAGGTTCTCTGCATTGAGCCCCACCCTGATGACTGCGTCATCGGCATGGGGGGCACGATAAGGAAGCTGACTGAGATGGGGAAGGAAGTCGTCTACCTCTGCCTCACCGACGGCTCAATGGGAACCACCGATGAAAGTGTTAGCGCCCACGAGCTGGCATTAACCCGCAGGCGGGAGGAGGAAGAGAGTGCAAAAATGCTCGGCGTGAACAGGATTATCTGGCTCGGCTACAAAGATACGGAGCTCCCCTACACCGTTGAGGCGAGGAACCAGATAATCAAGGTCATAAGACGCGAGAAGCCTGACGCCGTTCTCGCCCCCGACCCCTGGTTGCCGTATGAGGCCCACCCCGACCACGTAACCGCCGGCAGGCTCGCCCTTGAGGCAGTTTCGTTCTCCCCGTTGCCAAACGTCGTTCCGAGCGACCTCCAGCTGGGCATAGAGCCCCACCAGGTTGATGTCCTCGGCTTCTACTACACCGCGAAGCCCAACTACTTCGTTGATATAACCGACCTTATGAAGCTGAAGCTGAGGGCGGTCAGGGCCCACCGGAGCCAGTTCACCGACGATGTCTGGGAGAAGTGGGAGCCGTTCCTCAGGACTGTGGCGCTGTATTATGGAAAAAAGGTCGGGACAAAGTACGCCGAAGGCCTGCGCTTTATCCCCGGGCTGTTCCTGCACATAACTCCCTTTGCGGAGCTCATTTGA
- a CDS encoding glycosyl hydrolase family 18 protein, whose protein sequence is MKSGKATLLLVALLVLSLAPQVYYPWVSGATTVELRGQAIAWDIVNLTWSPYEGTKAYEVYRSTDPNAILSPSNLVATVNWSSYPQYEPGKVYNQGDIVEYNGKIWRAKYWTQSVPGGDAWTLLGDAVPTTNYLDQWNLKANTTYYYAVVPVLADGSRGSPSNVLTVTTPAQPYRVVVYYISWGRYARKFYVSDIPWEKVTHVNYAFLKPNEDGSISFFDSYGDELNLEDLKEYKKKYPQVKVLISVGGWTLSKYFSDIAADPAKRQRFAESALEYIRKYNLDGLDIDWEYPGGGGMEGNHVRPDDGKNFVLLLKTVREVFDRAELEDRKEYLLTAAVPADPVKAGRIDWAEATKYLDFINVMTYDYHGAWDSITGHLAPLYADPNAPYTNPNIKWNFNVNASIQWYIKHVPDKTKIVLGLPFYSRSFANVPPTNNGLYQPFSGTPDGTWGPAWETYGVMDYWDVAEKNKSSEYNYYWDPVAMVAWLYSPTKKIFITFDDPRAIGIKVDYMLKNGIGGVMVWEITADRKPGTNDHPLLDTVLEHLGEKPPAWIPDTYYLGASVPANLTIPEPSYDNSTDSEEPNTGDGNQTDTGQPDNGAGGNDSGQPEESPDNSTDTGDTSNQTIEPVKPGAIAVKHTSWGTGGEYDITLNLGGEYDWKLYVKLEGASLASHWSANKAENGSWIVFTPPSWNRGPTATFGFTYTGGNPEMIAVLVVNGAVWDVWPEGTPVPPEFGGLNGSSGDSSNDNTVPGDVALPAKVQWPAKVFSPYVDITLYPTPSISEMMKKTGVRFFNLAFIVASTSGACEPAWAGAYKVSDKFYLEEINRVRSMGGDVLIAFGGANGPYLAEKCSSPEDLASAIEEVITTYNATWLTFDVEGAYLQKMEDNDKRAKALAMIQKKYPNLKVSFTLPVLPSGLTQAGIDFLKNLIENGVRIDRVDIMAMDYGDWAAPNPDGKMGEYAIQAAKSTFNQLKELFPNKSDAEIWQMLSITPMIGVNDITSEVFYPSDAWKLMDWANSTGVGMLSMWSMTRDHPGSGGVSPRHSGLPDIEDYEFSRIFNQYTDQSGLPALDFTPELGPIPRPDTSNEGTPDNNQTDTEQPDNTDNGTDSSGDQNPAGNVTLVRPGAIKVTLNDWGNTEYDVTLDLGGTYDWTLKVKLREGSSISSHWSTNKAEQDGYIVFTPMSWNRGPTATFGFIATGSKPVEQMVLEINGEIWDIWPEGSSISQPDQNQSDQTPSQNQTETIPDNTTYVPAGPGLPEHFFAPYIDVTLGVHRPLVDYYNLTGTPYFTLAFVIYSQAFNGPSWGGKLPLDAFVEEVKELREAGGDVIIAFGGAVGPYLCQQAQSAEQLAQWYIQVIDMYNATYLDFDIESGVNENVFIEALKIVQRERPWVKFSLTLPADPGIGVARGYGLIESLAKNGVEVDRVNPMTMDYYWTPANAENAIKVAENTFRQLKQIYPNKTDREIWGMIGLTPMIGTNDDKSVFTLSDAQQLVEWAVQHGLRSLAFWSVDRDHPGPEGEVSPLHRGTSDPDWAYSHVFVQFMTAFQPQGVVPQAVAVSI, encoded by the coding sequence ATGAAAAGTGGAAAGGCAACCCTGCTACTCGTAGCCCTGCTGGTGCTCTCCCTGGCACCGCAGGTGTACTACCCCTGGGTTTCTGGAGCAACGACCGTAGAACTGAGGGGCCAGGCCATCGCCTGGGACATCGTGAACCTGACATGGAGCCCCTACGAGGGGACAAAGGCCTATGAGGTCTATCGCTCAACAGACCCAAACGCAATCCTGAGCCCCAGCAACCTCGTAGCGACGGTTAACTGGAGCAGTTACCCCCAGTACGAACCTGGAAAGGTCTACAATCAGGGTGACATCGTTGAGTACAACGGCAAAATATGGCGGGCAAAGTACTGGACGCAGAGCGTCCCCGGAGGCGATGCATGGACCCTTCTTGGAGACGCCGTCCCGACGACCAACTACCTCGATCAGTGGAACCTCAAGGCCAACACGACCTACTACTACGCCGTGGTTCCGGTTCTGGCAGACGGCTCGAGAGGCAGTCCCTCAAACGTCCTGACCGTAACGACGCCCGCCCAGCCGTACAGGGTCGTGGTCTACTACATCTCCTGGGGCAGGTACGCGAGGAAGTTCTACGTCAGCGATATCCCCTGGGAGAAGGTCACCCACGTGAACTATGCCTTCCTGAAGCCGAACGAGGACGGGAGCATAAGCTTCTTCGACAGCTACGGCGACGAGCTCAACCTGGAAGACCTGAAGGAGTACAAGAAAAAGTATCCGCAGGTCAAGGTGCTCATCAGCGTCGGCGGCTGGACCCTGAGCAAGTACTTCTCGGACATAGCGGCAGACCCAGCCAAGAGGCAGAGGTTCGCGGAGAGCGCCCTTGAATACATCAGAAAGTACAACCTCGACGGCCTCGACATTGACTGGGAGTACCCGGGCGGGGGCGGAATGGAAGGAAACCACGTGCGCCCGGACGACGGTAAAAACTTCGTCCTCCTCCTCAAGACCGTCAGAGAGGTGTTCGACAGGGCGGAGCTTGAGGACCGCAAGGAGTACCTCCTCACCGCGGCAGTCCCGGCAGACCCAGTCAAGGCAGGAAGGATAGACTGGGCCGAAGCCACCAAGTACCTCGACTTCATAAACGTGATGACATACGACTACCACGGCGCATGGGACAGCATCACCGGCCACCTCGCGCCGCTCTACGCCGACCCAAACGCCCCGTACACCAACCCGAACATAAAATGGAACTTCAACGTGAACGCTTCCATTCAGTGGTACATCAAGCACGTCCCTGACAAGACCAAAATCGTTCTCGGCCTGCCGTTCTACAGCAGGAGCTTTGCCAACGTTCCGCCCACCAACAACGGCCTGTACCAGCCCTTCAGCGGAACCCCCGACGGAACGTGGGGGCCAGCCTGGGAAACCTACGGCGTGATGGACTACTGGGACGTGGCCGAGAAAAACAAGAGCTCGGAGTACAACTACTACTGGGACCCCGTGGCAATGGTCGCATGGCTGTACTCACCGACGAAGAAGATATTCATAACATTTGACGACCCGAGGGCCATAGGCATAAAGGTAGACTACATGCTCAAGAACGGAATCGGAGGCGTCATGGTATGGGAGATAACCGCGGATAGAAAGCCGGGCACCAACGACCACCCGCTCCTTGACACCGTTCTGGAGCACCTCGGAGAAAAGCCGCCGGCGTGGATTCCCGACACCTACTACCTCGGTGCAAGCGTCCCGGCAAACCTGACCATCCCGGAACCGAGCTATGACAACAGCACGGATTCTGAAGAGCCCAACACCGGAGACGGAAACCAGACCGACACAGGACAGCCGGACAACGGGGCCGGCGGTAACGACAGCGGCCAGCCAGAAGAGAGCCCGGACAACTCAACTGACACCGGAGACACTTCAAACCAGACCATAGAGCCGGTAAAACCGGGTGCGATAGCCGTAAAGCACACCTCGTGGGGCACCGGCGGTGAATACGACATAACCCTAAACCTCGGAGGCGAGTACGACTGGAAGCTCTACGTAAAGCTCGAAGGCGCGAGCCTGGCCAGCCACTGGAGCGCCAATAAAGCGGAAAACGGAAGCTGGATTGTCTTCACGCCCCCGAGCTGGAACCGCGGGCCAACTGCAACCTTTGGGTTCACCTACACCGGCGGCAACCCAGAGATGATCGCGGTTCTCGTGGTAAACGGGGCCGTGTGGGACGTGTGGCCCGAAGGGACACCTGTGCCTCCGGAATTCGGCGGACTCAACGGGTCTTCAGGGGACTCTTCAAACGACAACACGGTACCGGGAGACGTTGCACTCCCGGCGAAGGTTCAGTGGCCGGCAAAGGTCTTCTCACCCTACGTCGACATAACGCTCTACCCGACCCCATCAATAAGCGAGATGATGAAGAAAACGGGCGTCAGGTTCTTCAACCTGGCGTTTATCGTGGCGTCCACCAGCGGGGCCTGCGAGCCCGCGTGGGCCGGGGCCTACAAGGTTTCAGACAAGTTTTACCTCGAGGAGATAAACAGGGTCAGGAGCATGGGTGGAGACGTCCTCATAGCCTTCGGAGGCGCTAACGGGCCGTACCTGGCAGAGAAGTGCTCCTCCCCGGAGGACCTGGCTTCGGCCATAGAAGAAGTCATAACAACGTACAACGCCACGTGGCTCACCTTTGACGTGGAGGGGGCGTACCTCCAGAAGATGGAAGACAACGACAAGCGCGCAAAGGCCCTCGCAATGATTCAGAAGAAGTACCCGAACCTAAAGGTCAGCTTCACCCTTCCTGTTCTGCCCAGCGGCCTGACCCAGGCAGGCATAGACTTCCTGAAGAACCTCATCGAGAACGGCGTCAGAATCGACCGCGTTGACATCATGGCGATGGACTACGGCGACTGGGCGGCACCCAACCCCGATGGAAAGATGGGCGAGTACGCGATTCAGGCAGCCAAGAGCACGTTCAACCAGCTTAAGGAGCTGTTCCCCAACAAGAGCGACGCTGAAATCTGGCAGATGCTCTCCATTACCCCAATGATAGGAGTGAACGATATAACAAGCGAGGTGTTCTACCCGAGCGACGCCTGGAAGCTCATGGACTGGGCAAACTCAACCGGCGTTGGAATGCTCTCGATGTGGTCAATGACCAGAGACCACCCGGGAAGCGGCGGTGTTTCCCCGCGCCACTCAGGACTGCCCGACATTGAGGACTACGAGTTCAGCAGGATATTCAACCAGTACACAGACCAGAGCGGCCTCCCGGCCCTGGACTTCACACCAGAACTCGGCCCGATTCCACGGCCGGACACTTCAAACGAGGGCACCCCAGACAACAACCAGACCGACACCGAGCAACCTGACAACACAGACAACGGCACCGACTCAAGCGGAGACCAGAACCCCGCCGGCAACGTCACGCTTGTGAGACCGGGGGCAATTAAGGTTACACTCAACGACTGGGGCAACACCGAGTACGATGTCACACTCGACCTCGGGGGAACCTACGACTGGACGCTGAAAGTGAAGCTCAGAGAGGGCTCATCTATAAGCTCCCACTGGAGCACCAACAAGGCCGAACAGGACGGGTACATCGTGTTCACCCCAATGAGCTGGAACCGCGGGCCAACGGCCACCTTCGGTTTCATAGCAACGGGAAGCAAACCCGTGGAGCAGATGGTGCTCGAAATCAACGGGGAAATCTGGGACATCTGGCCAGAGGGGAGCTCAATATCCCAACCTGACCAGAACCAGAGCGACCAGACACCCTCCCAGAACCAGACCGAAACAATCCCCGACAACACAACCTACGTCCCAGCCGGCCCGGGCCTTCCGGAGCACTTCTTTGCCCCGTACATTGACGTGACGCTGGGCGTCCACAGGCCCCTTGTGGACTACTACAACCTCACCGGGACGCCGTACTTCACCCTGGCCTTCGTCATCTACAGCCAGGCATTCAACGGGCCCAGCTGGGGCGGAAAGCTCCCGCTCGATGCCTTCGTTGAGGAGGTCAAGGAGCTGAGGGAGGCCGGGGGCGATGTCATAATAGCGTTCGGCGGTGCGGTTGGGCCCTACCTCTGCCAGCAGGCCCAGAGCGCCGAACAGCTGGCCCAGTGGTACATTCAAGTAATAGACATGTACAACGCAACGTACCTCGACTTTGACATCGAGAGCGGTGTCAATGAAAACGTGTTCATTGAGGCCCTCAAGATAGTGCAGAGGGAGAGGCCCTGGGTCAAGTTCAGCCTTACACTGCCCGCGGACCCAGGAATAGGAGTCGCAAGGGGATACGGGCTCATAGAGAGCCTCGCCAAGAACGGCGTCGAGGTTGACAGGGTCAACCCGATGACCATGGACTACTACTGGACGCCGGCCAACGCCGAGAACGCGATAAAGGTCGCGGAAAACACATTCAGACAGCTCAAACAGATATACCCGAACAAAACGGACAGGGAAATATGGGGAATGATAGGACTGACCCCGATGATCGGAACCAACGACGACAAGAGCGTGTTCACGCTCAGCGACGCCCAGCAGCTCGTTGAGTGGGCAGTTCAGCACGGACTGAGGTCCCTCGCCTTCTGGAGCGTGGACCGCGACCACCCAGGGCCTGAGGGAGAAGTCTCGCCGCTCCACAGGGGAACCAGCGACCCTGACTGGGCCTACAGCCACGTCTTCGTGCAGTTCATGACTGCGTTCCAGCCCCAGGGCGTCGTGCCCCAGGCGGTCGCAGTTTCGATATGA
- a CDS encoding ABC transporter substrate-binding protein yields the protein MKTAKRYLAMAVVAVMLGSVFGFAPVSAASMYPRSETLYTANSAPPTNANPFQGGNIIGLDGLIFEPLAMLNFMTGELKPWLAESWDWVEPNVFQVKLRSGLRWQDGEPLTAEDVKFSYEYYQEIGLRDWTALGLEEIKVVDDRTVEFVFDGTPNYQLWQLQLFYGWGQGALIIPKHIFKDVDPKQIPKMTFLGDEKKYLVGSGPYKLDEVVEQQKAILVRNDDWWGNDVFGKPAPKYIIQLYVKDNSQAANMFIKGDLDVGTYYIDIVQAKKQNPNLASWLEEPPYFPPVAPVLLYFNTKKPPMDNPQFRKAIAMAINPDQIVKNGPIGGKPAEIPFGTGLLQKWADKIDLDGLVEKYGWNYGDIAEANRILDELGMKKDSNGWRTYNGKEIELHLVTCAGCSDWISAAEIIQNQLRALGIKVVIDKYDWGAMMDRYHNGEFDLGLHWSGTFQPTAYAVYNALLSEGGVANFGNYTNSEAQGVLDEFSKTTDPNKEAEYVKKLSEIWLKDVPAVPVYMATLFYEANTKYWTNWPNEKNPYGVPIFWAKYGTWGTALALLGVKPAGEAPATTTESHTTSPSQSQETTSTPSSSTNEEGGGICGPALIVGLAVVPLLLRRRR from the coding sequence ATGAAAACTGCAAAACGGTATCTGGCCATGGCCGTTGTGGCCGTGATGCTCGGTAGCGTTTTTGGTTTTGCTCCAGTCAGCGCTGCTTCGATGTATCCAAGGAGTGAGACGCTGTACACTGCCAACAGTGCTCCTCCGACAAACGCAAACCCGTTCCAAGGCGGCAATATCATCGGTCTCGATGGCCTCATATTCGAGCCCCTCGCGATGCTGAACTTCATGACCGGCGAACTTAAACCCTGGCTCGCCGAAAGCTGGGATTGGGTGGAACCAAACGTTTTCCAGGTCAAGCTCCGCTCAGGGCTCAGATGGCAGGACGGTGAGCCCCTCACCGCTGAGGACGTTAAGTTCTCCTACGAGTACTACCAGGAGATTGGGCTGAGGGACTGGACTGCCCTCGGCCTGGAGGAGATAAAAGTTGTGGATGACAGGACAGTCGAGTTCGTGTTTGACGGCACCCCTAACTACCAGCTCTGGCAGCTTCAGCTCTTCTACGGCTGGGGGCAGGGTGCCCTCATAATTCCGAAGCACATCTTCAAGGACGTTGACCCCAAGCAGATACCCAAGATGACGTTTCTCGGTGACGAGAAGAAGTACCTTGTCGGTTCTGGCCCTTACAAGCTTGATGAGGTCGTGGAGCAGCAGAAGGCGATTCTCGTCAGGAACGACGACTGGTGGGGCAACGACGTCTTCGGCAAACCGGCTCCGAAATACATCATCCAGCTCTACGTTAAGGACAACTCCCAGGCCGCGAACATGTTCATCAAGGGAGACCTCGACGTTGGAACCTACTACATTGACATCGTCCAGGCAAAGAAGCAGAACCCGAACCTCGCCAGCTGGCTTGAGGAGCCTCCGTACTTCCCGCCGGTTGCCCCGGTTCTGCTCTACTTCAACACCAAGAAGCCTCCAATGGACAACCCGCAGTTCAGGAAGGCCATAGCCATGGCCATAAACCCAGACCAGATTGTTAAGAACGGTCCCATCGGCGGAAAGCCCGCGGAGATACCCTTTGGAACCGGTCTCCTCCAGAAGTGGGCCGACAAGATAGACCTCGACGGCCTCGTTGAGAAGTACGGCTGGAATTACGGGGACATCGCCGAGGCCAACAGGATACTCGACGAGCTTGGAATGAAGAAGGACTCGAACGGCTGGAGAACCTACAACGGCAAAGAAATCGAGCTCCACCTCGTCACCTGTGCCGGCTGTTCTGACTGGATTTCGGCCGCGGAGATAATCCAGAACCAGCTCAGGGCCCTTGGAATCAAAGTCGTCATAGACAAGTACGACTGGGGTGCAATGATGGACAGGTACCACAACGGCGAGTTCGACCTCGGTCTCCACTGGTCCGGAACCTTCCAGCCGACCGCCTACGCTGTCTACAACGCCCTTCTCAGCGAGGGGGGTGTTGCGAACTTCGGAAACTACACAAACTCCGAGGCCCAGGGTGTGCTTGACGAGTTCTCTAAGACCACCGATCCAAACAAGGAGGCAGAATACGTAAAGAAGCTCAGCGAAATCTGGCTCAAAGACGTTCCCGCCGTCCCGGTTTACATGGCCACCCTGTTCTACGAGGCCAACACCAAGTACTGGACCAACTGGCCCAACGAGAAGAACCCCTACGGCGTCCCGATATTCTGGGCCAAGTATGGAACCTGGGGAACCGCCCTGGCGCTTCTGGGAGTTAAGCCGGCCGGCGAGGCTCCAGCAACGACCACGGAGTCTCATACAACTTCACCCTCGCAGTCCCAGGAGACCACGAGCACGCCCTCCAGCTCGACCAATGAAGAGGGTGGAGGAATCTGCGGCCCGGCCCTCATTGTGGGCCTTGCAGTCGTCCCGCTCCTGTTGAGACGCAGAAGGTGA
- a CDS encoding type II toxin-antitoxin system VapC family toxin yields MPLPPDITFDSITLLKMHTAKRKRQLEITLAKFNVSLSIITVYRYLSAKAYLKRNVEKELEVLKDIYNIIPLDDRIITKGAQIEGQLLQRGIMLDLEDILTASTAICTNSLLVTDNPKRYEPIRQFGLDTMPLEKFLGELERIVKKELK; encoded by the coding sequence ATGCCGCTGCCTCCCGACATAACCTTCGACAGCATAACGCTCCTCAAAATGCACACAGCGAAGAGAAAGAGACAGCTAGAAATAACGCTCGCCAAGTTCAACGTCTCCCTCTCGATAATAACAGTCTACCGCTACCTCTCGGCCAAGGCCTACCTCAAGAGGAACGTCGAGAAGGAGCTGGAAGTCCTCAAGGACATCTACAACATAATCCCTCTCGACGACAGGATAATAACCAAGGGGGCCCAGATAGAGGGCCAGCTCCTCCAGAGGGGCATCATGCTCGACCTTGAGGACATACTGACGGCCTCAACGGCAATATGCACCAACAGCCTCCTCGTAACGGACAACCCCAAGCGCTACGAGCCCATAAGGCAGTTCGGCCTCGACACGATGCCCCTGGAGAAGTTCCTCGGCGAGCTCGAAAGGATAGTGAAGAAGGAGCTCAAATGA
- a CDS encoding ABC transporter permease — MGFKKYLARKVFVYVITLVFAVTLNWLLPRLMPGNPIEAMMSRSGSAAGPQLVKFYEELYGLNQPLWKQFINFWSNLFHGDLGYSMLYNAPVSSIIGHALPYDIIVLLPAIVLSWLVGNWLGAIAGKNKKYDRYTMPVFYFLASMPYFWFAMILVYVIGVKLGWLPYSGAYAPDMVPSFSWAFIKSFLSHWILPFLSLFIVMIGSWAIGMRNMIIYELEADYVRYLEALGASEKLMTKHAYRNAILPQVTGLALQLGMMVAGAIATEIVFNYPGIGVLIMNAALNQDYFLLQGAFLIVVISVLAANFLIDIIYAFIDPRVRASYTEG, encoded by the coding sequence ATGGGGTTCAAGAAATACCTCGCACGAAAGGTCTTTGTGTATGTGATAACCCTCGTGTTTGCCGTGACTCTCAACTGGCTCCTCCCAAGGCTTATGCCGGGAAACCCAATCGAGGCGATGATGTCGCGGAGCGGTAGCGCCGCGGGCCCTCAGCTCGTGAAGTTCTACGAAGAGCTCTACGGCTTAAACCAGCCGCTCTGGAAGCAGTTCATAAACTTCTGGTCCAACCTCTTCCACGGGGATTTGGGGTACAGTATGCTGTACAACGCCCCAGTTTCGAGTATAATCGGGCACGCCCTCCCCTATGATATAATCGTCCTCCTGCCTGCAATCGTTCTGAGCTGGCTTGTTGGAAACTGGCTCGGTGCAATCGCGGGTAAAAACAAGAAGTATGACAGGTACACGATGCCGGTCTTTTACTTCCTCGCGAGTATGCCCTACTTCTGGTTCGCGATGATTCTCGTCTACGTTATAGGTGTTAAACTCGGCTGGCTCCCGTATTCTGGCGCCTACGCGCCCGACATGGTTCCAAGCTTCTCGTGGGCGTTCATCAAGAGCTTCCTCAGCCACTGGATTCTGCCCTTCCTGAGCCTTTTCATAGTCATGATAGGCAGCTGGGCGATAGGAATGCGCAACATGATAATCTACGAGCTTGAAGCCGACTACGTCCGCTACCTTGAGGCCCTTGGCGCGAGCGAGAAGCTGATGACCAAGCACGCCTACAGGAACGCTATTCTGCCCCAGGTCACGGGTCTGGCCTTACAGCTCGGAATGATGGTTGCTGGGGCTATTGCGACGGAGATAGTCTTCAACTACCCGGGAATAGGAGTGCTCATAATGAACGCCGCCCTCAACCAGGACTACTTCCTCCTCCAGGGAGCGTTCCTGATCGTCGTCATCTCAGTCCTCGCGGCCAACTTCCTGATTGACATAATTTACGCCTTCATAGACCCGCGCGTCAGGGCCAGCTACACGGAGGGTTGA
- the bgaS gene encoding beta-galactosidase BgaS: MSNFLWGVVQSAFQFEMGDPLRRNIDSRSDWWHWVRDPFNIKNDLVSGDLPEDGINNYELYEIDHRLAKGLGLNAYQLTIEWSRVFPCPTRSVEVKVERDSYGLIKCVKVTKGALEELDRLANRREILHYLAVLRNLKKLGFTTFVTLNHQTLPIWVHDPLWTRSDFEGSRARGWVDEDSIIEFVKFSAYSAWKFGELVDFWATFDEPMVTVELGYLAPYVGWPPGILNPEAAKRVVINQMVAHARAYDAIKEHTKAPVGIILNIIPAYPLNPSDARDVKAAENYDYFHNRLFLEALNRGRVDLELDWNPVKIPHLERNDWIGNNYYTREVVKWVEPRFKELPMVTFVGVEGYGYSGNPNGVSPDNNPTSDFGWEVYPKGLYDSTVEGAEYGKPVYITENGVADSKDILRPRYIVEHVEEVRRLVENGIDVRGYFHWALTDNYEWAMGFKIRFGLYEVDMITKERIPRRNSVETYRKVVKEGLE, encoded by the coding sequence ATGTCCAACTTCCTCTGGGGTGTCGTGCAGTCGGCTTTTCAGTTCGAGATGGGAGATCCCCTAAGAAGGAATATAGACTCCCGGAGCGACTGGTGGCACTGGGTCAGAGACCCGTTTAACATCAAAAACGACCTCGTGAGCGGAGACCTGCCCGAAGACGGGATAAACAACTACGAGCTCTACGAGATAGACCACCGCCTGGCTAAAGGCCTCGGACTGAACGCTTACCAGCTCACAATTGAGTGGAGCAGGGTATTTCCCTGCCCCACGCGCTCGGTAGAGGTTAAAGTCGAGAGGGACTCCTACGGCCTGATAAAGTGCGTGAAGGTTACAAAGGGAGCCCTTGAAGAACTTGACCGGCTCGCAAACAGGAGGGAGATCCTCCACTACCTGGCGGTTCTCAGGAACCTCAAAAAGCTCGGTTTCACGACCTTTGTGACCCTGAACCACCAGACGCTGCCCATCTGGGTTCACGACCCCCTCTGGACGAGGAGCGACTTCGAGGGGAGCAGGGCGAGGGGCTGGGTGGACGAGGACAGCATAATCGAGTTCGTAAAGTTCTCGGCCTATTCGGCCTGGAAGTTCGGCGAGCTGGTCGATTTCTGGGCGACCTTCGATGAGCCCATGGTGACCGTCGAGCTCGGCTATCTGGCCCCGTACGTCGGCTGGCCGCCGGGAATCCTAAACCCCGAAGCAGCGAAGCGCGTTGTAATCAACCAGATGGTGGCGCACGCGAGGGCGTATGACGCGATAAAGGAGCACACAAAAGCGCCAGTTGGGATAATACTCAACATAATCCCAGCCTACCCACTAAACCCCAGCGACGCCAGGGACGTCAAAGCCGCCGAGAACTACGACTACTTCCACAACAGGCTCTTCCTGGAGGCCCTGAACCGGGGTAGGGTTGACCTGGAGCTTGACTGGAACCCGGTAAAAATCCCCCACCTGGAAAGAAACGACTGGATAGGCAACAACTACTACACGAGAGAGGTCGTCAAGTGGGTTGAGCCGCGCTTCAAGGAGCTCCCGATGGTGACCTTCGTTGGGGTTGAGGGCTACGGCTACTCCGGGAACCCGAACGGCGTCTCCCCGGACAACAATCCGACTAGTGACTTCGGCTGGGAGGTCTATCCGAAAGGGTTATACGACTCCACCGTGGAGGGCGCAGAGTACGGGAAGCCGGTTTACATCACCGAGAACGGCGTGGCAGACTCAAAGGACATACTCCGCCCAAGGTACATAGTTGAGCACGTGGAGGAAGTCAGGAGGCTCGTCGAGAACGGAATAGACGTTAGGGGCTACTTCCACTGGGCGCTGACCGACAACTACGAATGGGCCATGGGGTTCAAAATCCGCTTCGGCCTCTACGAAGTGGACATGATAACAAAGGAGCGCATACCAAGGAGGAACAGCGTTGAAACGTACCGCAAGGTTGTAAAGGAGGGATTGGAATGA